One segment of Clostridium botulinum DNA contains the following:
- a CDS encoding DUF4179 domain-containing protein codes for MLNKKLSRILGLVLGAVLFMTSLGVGQTEIFADYNINTAEKNLENKVCDIYKDYSIEINKSVEQNGLKITLDSATGTKHNLKLVIKVESDKPFDKEKLDNFISEVSFANSYNNSDSKWFDHLDDKTFLLHLEEKNRDDEFAEKGNLRVDIAFPKYKVNVGIESYVDFSESYKKITQEKLAINIPEFNLNLGELESDVMETAIKYNGYSDVNNSGEGSVNSFMILKNGNKMYRANSIRCCYSNDEFEGEYIAQSATYDKLNDINSLSIIPIKGFMTYEEVFNMYTKDKEKSFSDTDKEILNNVKYKKLFKFSDETKGEIYNIERKDNTVKVYCKGNSEKQSLLMASNMYMNYEPDKEEVFYESYKYTSFYKDLNDELGYVVEFNNIKDNKLMEIHLDCTISKIDKYEIGKEVELSK; via the coding sequence ATGTTAAATAAAAAATTAAGCAGAATACTAGGTCTGGTACTTGGTGCTGTGTTATTTATGACAAGTTTGGGAGTAGGACAAACTGAGATTTTTGCAGATTATAATATAAATACAGCTGAAAAGAATTTAGAAAATAAGGTTTGTGATATTTATAAAGATTATTCAATTGAAATAAATAAAAGCGTTGAGCAAAATGGACTTAAAATAACTTTAGATAGTGCTACAGGAACAAAGCATAATTTAAAGTTAGTTATAAAGGTAGAAAGTGATAAGCCTTTTGATAAGGAAAAGTTAGATAATTTTATAAGTGAAGTAAGTTTTGCAAATAGTTATAATAATAGTGATAGTAAATGGTTTGATCATTTAGATGATAAGACATTTTTGTTACACTTAGAAGAAAAAAATCGTGATGATGAATTTGCTGAAAAAGGAAATCTTAGGGTGGATATTGCATTTCCAAAGTATAAAGTTAATGTTGGAATAGAATCTTACGTAGATTTCTCAGAGTCATATAAAAAAATAACTCAAGAAAAATTAGCTATTAATATACCTGAATTTAATTTAAATTTAGGTGAATTAGAATCAGATGTTATGGAAACAGCAATTAAATACAATGGATACTCTGATGTAAACAATAGCGGTGAAGGGTCAGTAAATTCTTTTATGATATTAAAAAATGGAAATAAAATGTATAGAGCTAATTCAATAAGATGTTGTTATTCAAATGATGAATTTGAGGGAGAATATATAGCTCAGTCTGCAACCTATGACAAGTTAAATGATATTAATAGTTTAAGCATTATTCCAATTAAAGGTTTCATGACTTATGAAGAAGTATTTAATATGTATACAAAAGATAAAGAAAAGAGTTTTAGTGATACTGATAAGGAGATATTAAACAATGTAAAATATAAAAAGTTATTTAAATTTTCTGATGAAACTAAGGGAGAGATATATAATATAGAAAGAAAAGATAACACAGTAAAAGTATATTGCAAAGGAAATTCAGAAAAACAAAGTTTATTAATGGCAAGTAATATGTATATGAATTATGAACCTGATAAAGAAGAAGTTTTTTATGAAAGTTATAAATATACAAGCTTTTATAAAGATCTAAATGATGAACTTGGATATGTTGTAGAATTTAA